In the genome of Nitrospira sp. SG-bin1, one region contains:
- a CDS encoding NAD(P)(+) transhydrogenase, which translates to MSTPVAFDILVIGAGPAGQKAAVQGAKSGKRVALIERERGIGGSCVYRGTIPSKTLRESALHLDRLKRAGEAFQFSLKPDTQIATLLSRLEDVVHAHDSFMSRQIRRNGISLFHGRARFLGEHTIEMHTVDGAQQQFTAETIVIATGSRPRNPAEIPVDHEHILDSDSLLSMIYLPRSLAVIGGGVIGSEYASIFALLGVEVTLIDRAPYPLQFMDRELVEQFIKSFEQQGGHYLGGQQIEKVRWNEVAHVVTKLTDGTLINTEKLLVALGRQANIEDLNLSAAGIMVSDKGVIPVNQYCQTNVPHIYAVGDMVGAPALASKAMEHGRRAVRHALNLPIGDAASTIPLGIYTIPEMASIGLDETGARERYRDPLIGRAKFEEIARAQISGAGHGLLKMVADPAGERLLGVQVVGDSATELVHLGQLALQSGATIESFIDNVFNFPTYAEAYRIAALDILGQAAKRRAAKAA; encoded by the coding sequence ATGAGCACACCCGTTGCCTTCGATATCCTCGTGATCGGCGCCGGTCCGGCCGGCCAAAAAGCGGCGGTCCAAGGGGCTAAGAGCGGTAAACGCGTCGCGTTGATCGAGCGAGAGCGGGGGATCGGAGGCAGCTGTGTCTATCGCGGCACGATTCCCAGCAAGACATTACGAGAAAGCGCCCTTCATTTGGATCGGCTCAAACGCGCCGGAGAGGCGTTTCAATTCAGTCTCAAACCAGACACTCAAATTGCGACTCTCCTGAGCCGTCTTGAAGACGTCGTCCACGCACATGACTCCTTCATGAGCCGTCAAATTCGGCGCAACGGCATCTCGCTGTTCCACGGACGAGCACGTTTCCTTGGTGAACACACGATCGAAATGCACACGGTGGACGGGGCGCAACAACAATTCACCGCCGAAACCATCGTGATCGCCACAGGATCTCGCCCGAGAAACCCCGCTGAAATTCCCGTCGATCACGAGCACATCCTCGACAGTGACTCGCTGCTCTCCATGATTTACTTACCACGGTCACTGGCGGTCATCGGAGGCGGTGTGATCGGCAGTGAGTACGCTTCTATCTTTGCGCTGCTGGGAGTAGAGGTGACTTTGATCGATCGGGCTCCCTATCCGCTTCAATTTATGGATCGAGAACTGGTCGAACAGTTTATCAAGAGTTTTGAACAGCAGGGCGGGCATTATCTCGGCGGACAGCAGATTGAGAAGGTGCGATGGAACGAGGTGGCACACGTCGTCACGAAACTGACCGATGGCACGCTGATCAATACCGAAAAACTGCTGGTCGCCCTGGGGCGGCAGGCCAACATCGAAGACCTGAACCTCTCCGCAGCAGGCATCATGGTTTCTGATAAAGGCGTGATCCCTGTGAATCAGTACTGTCAGACAAACGTACCTCACATCTATGCGGTCGGCGATATGGTCGGTGCGCCGGCACTGGCATCCAAGGCCATGGAGCACGGTCGACGCGCCGTCCGCCATGCGCTTAACCTTCCGATCGGTGATGCCGCCTCAACCATCCCGTTAGGCATCTATACGATCCCGGAAATGGCGAGTATCGGCCTTGATGAGACGGGCGCGCGGGAACGCTATCGAGATCCTTTAATCGGACGAGCAAAATTTGAAGAAATCGCCCGTGCCCAGATATCGGGAGCCGGCCACGGCCTGCTCAAGATGGTGGCTGATCCGGCCGGGGAGCGTCTACTCGGGGTACAGGTCGTCGGAGATTCCGCCACGGAACTGGTACACCTGGGACAATTGGCCCTCCAGAGCGGCGCGACGATCGAGTCATTTATCGACAACGTTTTTAACTTTCCAACCTATGCCGAAGCCTACCGTATCGCTGCGCTTGATATTCTCGGTCAAGCGGCGAAACGTCGCGCGGCGAAAGCCGCGTAG
- a CDS encoding cupin has translation MQIVTLADFQQFSREKMKKNNLFQTERFFCDVYCFEPGQEQKGHVHGNQDKVYIVLEGQGTFQVGTDHRMLETGQGTLAPAGEEHGVKNHTDRRLMVLVFVAPNPA, from the coding sequence ATGCAAATCGTGACACTGGCCGACTTTCAACAGTTCAGTCGTGAGAAGATGAAGAAGAACAACCTGTTCCAGACGGAACGATTCTTCTGCGATGTATATTGCTTTGAGCCGGGCCAAGAACAAAAGGGCCATGTTCATGGCAACCAGGATAAAGTGTATATCGTTCTGGAGGGACAAGGAACATTTCAGGTCGGTACCGACCATCGAATGCTTGAGACGGGGCAAGGGACTCTGGCTCCAGCCGGGGAGGAGCACGGTGTGAAGAATCATACGGACCGTCGGCTCATGGTATTGGTGTTCGTCGCACCCAATCCAGCCTAA
- a CDS encoding DNA repair protein RadA encodes MKSKIVFSCQTCGHQAPRWLGRCPNCGGWNTMKEERQAATGKGRPAEIKTAEAKATPIGEIEVVGEDRRLTRIGEFDRVLGGGVIPGAVILIGGDPGIGKTTLLLQALPRLATKAAPVLYVSGEESPRQIKMRGQRLGIEHPHLLILAETSLEQILKTIQEIEPVAVVVDSIQTVYTEQITSAPGSISQVQEVAGQLMWFAKRAGVPVFIIGHVTKEGAIAGPRLLEHIVDTVLYFEGDKGHSYRILRAVKNRFGSTNEIGVFEMKDAGLEEVSNPSELFLAERPQRSTGSVVVSSLEGTRPILVELQALVSSTTYAMPKRMANGVEVNRVSLLLAVMEKRLGVHLSGQDVYVNVVGGMQVDEPAIDLGIVAAVTSSLREVPVEPGTLLLGEVGLGGEVRAVSQAELRIREAAKMGFKRCILPERNLTKLDSIDGMELIGIQEVREALDVVLA; translated from the coding sequence TTGAAATCCAAGATCGTCTTTTCTTGCCAAACCTGTGGACATCAGGCGCCTCGATGGCTTGGCCGCTGCCCAAACTGCGGCGGCTGGAATACGATGAAAGAGGAGCGGCAAGCGGCGACTGGAAAGGGGCGTCCTGCTGAGATCAAGACAGCTGAAGCCAAGGCTACGCCCATCGGTGAAATCGAAGTCGTGGGAGAAGATCGTCGGCTCACTCGTATTGGCGAATTCGATCGAGTCCTGGGAGGGGGAGTCATTCCCGGCGCAGTAATTTTGATTGGAGGCGATCCCGGAATCGGGAAGACGACGCTGCTCTTACAGGCCTTGCCACGGTTGGCGACGAAGGCAGCTCCGGTTCTCTACGTCTCCGGGGAAGAGTCGCCCCGGCAGATCAAAATGCGAGGGCAACGGCTGGGTATTGAACATCCCCATTTGCTGATCTTGGCGGAGACCTCGCTTGAGCAGATCCTGAAAACGATTCAGGAAATTGAGCCGGTTGCGGTGGTGGTCGATTCCATCCAAACGGTGTACACAGAACAGATTACTTCCGCTCCCGGCAGCATTAGTCAAGTGCAAGAAGTGGCAGGGCAGCTCATGTGGTTTGCCAAGCGAGCCGGTGTCCCGGTCTTCATCATCGGGCATGTCACCAAGGAAGGAGCGATTGCAGGGCCGCGGCTGCTGGAACATATCGTCGATACGGTGTTGTACTTTGAGGGAGATAAGGGCCACAGCTATCGGATTCTCCGTGCCGTGAAGAATCGTTTTGGATCGACGAATGAAATTGGGGTCTTCGAAATGAAGGATGCTGGACTCGAAGAAGTGAGCAATCCTTCAGAATTGTTTTTGGCGGAACGTCCTCAACGGAGTACCGGCTCGGTCGTGGTGTCGAGTCTCGAAGGGACGAGGCCGATATTGGTTGAACTGCAAGCGTTGGTTTCTTCAACGACCTATGCCATGCCCAAACGAATGGCGAACGGCGTGGAGGTCAATCGAGTATCGCTGCTGCTGGCGGTCATGGAGAAACGGCTGGGGGTGCATCTTTCCGGACAGGATGTGTATGTGAATGTCGTCGGAGGGATGCAGGTCGACGAACCGGCGATTGACTTGGGAATCGTCGCAGCCGTCACATCGAGTTTACGGGAGGTGCCTGTCGAGCCTGGGACGTTACTGTTGGGGGAGGTCGGTTTGGGCGGAGAAGTACGTGCCGTCAGCCAAGCTGAATTGCGTATTCGCGAGGCCGCCAAGATGGGGTTCAAGCGATGTATTCTGCCTGAACGAAATCTGACGAAGCTCGACTCCATCGACGGTATGGAGTTGATCGGTATTCAAGAAGTGCGAGAGGCGTTGGATGTGGTATTGGCGTAG
- a CDS encoding transketolase produces the protein MAGLTASPELLSTLHNKATQLRINSVRATSEAGSGHPSSCASAADIVAALFFSVMRYDPRDPKAPNSDRFILSKGHAAPLLYAAWAEAGLFPPDELLKLRTLTSDLEGHPTPRLPFVDMATGSLGQGLPVGIGIALNAKFVDKLDYRTYVLMGDGESVEGSVWEAAEIGRQYGLDNLCAIVDINRLGQSDPTMLQHDMDAYRSRWAGFGWHAIVLDGHDLTAILKAFDEAARTKGRPTVVLARTYKGKGISFIENKADWHGKPLKKGEETQKALDELTKQLSPNGVVIEIPKPSAPNTRPPSVSPMPAAPYKIGDSVATREAFGAALEALGATNPLIVALDADVKNSTYTDKFGKKFSDRFFESFIAEQNMVGAAAGLAACGKIPFAATFACFLSRAYDFIRMAAISGSNIKLVGTHVGVSIGEDGPSQMGLEDIAMMAAQPNVTVLYPSDGNSTYRLIEAAANHKGMVYMRAGRPKSPVIYGPEERFHIGGSKVVRQTASDMLTIVAAGVTLFEALKAHEQLKSSGMSVRVIDLYSIAPIDRNTLLDSGRATQHRILTVEDHYAHGGLGDAVLSAVATEDIKVHKLAVREIPHSGKPEELVDHYGIGVRSIVEEVKKIVK, from the coding sequence ATGGCCGGCTTAACTGCTTCGCCTGAACTACTCAGCACCTTGCACAATAAGGCAACCCAACTACGCATCAACAGTGTACGAGCCACCAGCGAGGCGGGGAGCGGTCATCCGTCGAGCTGCGCCTCTGCCGCCGACATCGTCGCCGCATTGTTTTTCTCGGTCATGCGTTATGACCCCCGTGATCCTAAGGCGCCCAATAGCGACCGGTTTATCCTGTCAAAAGGGCATGCGGCTCCGTTGCTGTATGCCGCGTGGGCGGAAGCGGGACTGTTCCCCCCCGATGAGCTTTTGAAATTACGCACGCTGACCTCGGATCTCGAAGGACACCCCACCCCTCGCTTGCCGTTCGTCGATATGGCCACCGGATCACTGGGTCAAGGACTTCCTGTAGGAATCGGTATCGCGTTGAATGCCAAGTTCGTCGACAAGCTGGACTACCGGACTTACGTATTGATGGGAGATGGGGAATCGGTCGAAGGATCGGTTTGGGAAGCTGCTGAGATCGGACGCCAATACGGCTTGGATAATTTGTGCGCGATCGTCGACATCAATCGTCTGGGCCAAAGCGACCCTACCATGCTGCAGCACGATATGGATGCGTATCGGTCCCGCTGGGCCGGATTCGGCTGGCATGCCATCGTCCTCGACGGCCATGACCTCACAGCGATCCTCAAGGCATTCGATGAAGCGGCCCGCACAAAAGGACGACCCACCGTGGTGCTGGCCCGAACGTACAAAGGTAAAGGGATTTCATTCATCGAGAATAAGGCAGACTGGCACGGCAAACCACTGAAGAAAGGCGAGGAAACCCAGAAGGCCCTTGACGAGCTTACGAAGCAATTGAGTCCGAACGGTGTCGTGATTGAAATCCCAAAACCATCGGCTCCCAACACCAGACCCCCGTCTGTCAGTCCGATGCCTGCCGCGCCTTATAAGATCGGCGACTCTGTCGCAACGCGGGAAGCGTTCGGTGCCGCATTGGAAGCCTTGGGGGCCACCAATCCCTTGATCGTCGCCCTCGACGCCGACGTCAAAAATTCCACGTACACCGACAAATTCGGCAAGAAGTTTTCCGATCGCTTCTTTGAAAGTTTCATTGCCGAACAAAATATGGTGGGGGCCGCCGCCGGTCTGGCTGCCTGCGGGAAAATCCCCTTTGCAGCAACCTTCGCTTGTTTCTTAAGTCGGGCCTACGACTTTATCCGAATGGCCGCGATCAGCGGTTCGAACATTAAGCTCGTCGGAACCCATGTCGGCGTGAGCATCGGTGAGGATGGACCGTCCCAGATGGGTTTGGAAGATATCGCGATGATGGCGGCGCAACCAAACGTGACGGTCCTCTATCCGTCCGACGGCAACTCAACCTATCGATTGATTGAAGCCGCCGCAAATCACAAAGGTATGGTCTATATGCGTGCCGGGAGGCCGAAGAGCCCGGTGATTTATGGACCGGAGGAGCGTTTCCACATTGGTGGAAGCAAAGTTGTCCGGCAAACCGCATCGGATATGCTCACCATCGTGGCTGCTGGAGTGACGTTGTTTGAAGCCTTGAAAGCGCATGAACAACTGAAGTCATCAGGCATGTCCGTACGTGTGATCGACCTCTATAGCATCGCTCCCATCGATAGAAACACCTTGTTGGACAGTGGTCGCGCGACGCAGCACCGCATTCTTACGGTTGAAGATCACTACGCCCACGGAGGTCTCGGCGATGCCGTCCTGAGCGCTGTGGCGACGGAAGACATTAAAGTTCATAAACTCGCCGTCCGCGAAATTCCACACAGTGGGAAACCCGAAGAACTCGTCGATCACTATGGGATAGGAGTGCGGTCCATTGTGGAGGAAGTCAAAAAGATCGTCAAATAA